From the Blastocatellia bacterium genome, one window contains:
- a CDS encoding BMC domain-containing protein, whose translation MSFEALGMIETKGFVGAVEASDAMVKAANVVLIGKEYIWAGYVTVFVRGDVGAVKAATDAGAAAARRVGELISVHVIPRPHSELERVLSDNGMSLEKALPPADKKALPSGKEDNKK comes from the coding sequence ATGTCCTTTGAAGCACTTGGAATGATTGAAACTAAAGGTTTTGTTGGTGCAGTAGAAGCATCTGATGCAATGGTTAAGGCTGCTAATGTAGTATTAATTGGTAAAGAATATATTTGGGCTGGCTATGTAACAGTATTTGTGCGCGGTGATGTTGGAGCAGTAAAAGCTGCAACAGATGCAGGAGCAGCAGCAGCAAGACGAGTAGGCGAATTAATTAGTGTACACGTAATTCCCCGCCCACATTCAGAGTTAGAGCGAGTTTTATCTGACAATGGAATGAGTTTAGAAAAAGCTCTCCCTCCAGCAGATAAAAAAGCCCTACCTTCTGGAAAAGAAGATAATAAAAAATAG
- the amrA gene encoding AmmeMemoRadiSam system protein A, with translation MSSLNATAITPIFLAKMSLESYLKNQIRVKAPDNLPNYLQLKAGCFVSLKTKQGDLRGCIGTLFPVCNNVAEEIIRNAVEAATQDYRFKPVTLEELDNLTYSVDILSPLEPIEDLRGHDVQIYGLLIEAIGGKRAVLLPALPGIDTTEAQLIALHHKAGISADTPVKMSRFSVDRYGDK, from the coding sequence ATGTCTAGTCTAAATGCTACAGCAATCACACCTATTTTTTTAGCTAAAATGTCACTAGAATCATATTTAAAAAATCAGATTAGAGTAAAGGCACCTGATAATTTACCTAATTATTTGCAACTTAAAGCAGGTTGTTTTGTCTCATTAAAAACAAAGCAAGGTGACTTACGCGGATGTATCGGAACCTTATTTCCAGTATGCAATAATGTGGCTGAAGAAATTATTCGTAATGCAGTAGAAGCAGCAACACAAGATTATCGTTTTAAGCCTGTTACTTTAGAAGAATTAGATAATTTAACTTATTCTGTTGATATTTTATCGCCTTTAGAACCTATTGAAGACCTAAGAGGTCATGATGTACAAATTTATGGTTTGTTAATAGAAGCAATAGGCGGTAAAAGAGCCGTTTTGCTCCCAGCATTACCAGGCATTGATACAACAGAAGCCCAATTAATAGCCCTACATCATAAAGCTGGAATTTCAGCAGATACGCCAGTAAAAATGAGTCGATTTTCTGTTGATCGTTATGGCGATAAATAA